CCTCTTCCAGTGTACTGTTTTGTCCTTTGGCTGCGAGTTCTTTAAATCGACGCTCAGCTCTTACTTTAGGGTCTGCAGTCATGAATATCTTAACCTGGGCGTCAGGAAAAACAGTGGTGCCGATATCACGGCCGTCCATAACGATGTTTTTCGATTTCCCCATCCGTTGCTGCTGATTGACCATTTCATCTCTGACAGCCTTTAAGGCACTCACTTCACTAACTTGCTGCGAGACCTGCATTTGCCGGATCTCTTCAGAAACATCTTCTCCGTTCAGAAGAATATGGGTCTGATAATCCCTGGAGTGAAAGTTAAGGTGGATATTCCGCAGCGCTCCGGCAACCATTTCTTCATCGGCCAGGTCGATATTATTCCTTAGGAAATACAAGGTAACAGCCCTGTACATTGCACCTGTATCGATATAAATAAAGTGAAGTTTTCTGGCAAGGCCTTTAGCGAGAGTGCTTTTTCCGCACGAAGAATAGCCGTCTATAGCTATTACAAGATTGTTGGTCATCACAGGGGCAAAGGTATCGTTTCGTGTTGATTTTAAATAATTGAAGATTAAAAAATAGTTAGCGGTATATCCGCTTTACAACTTCAGATGGCATCCGGAGGCAGGATAAATAACTGATATAATTAGGCTTGCTCTTGCCGGAGCCGGCAAACTTTGCCGGTACTTTTTTTATATAGCAGATATTTTTCTTTGTCTAAATTTGGGGATGGATTTTTCTAAAGAGGATTTACTCCCCGGTATCAGCTTTAAAACCTCAAGAAGCGGAGGAAAAGGAGGACAGAATGTAAATAAGGTTTCGAGCAAAGCAGAGTTGAATTATAACCTGGAAGAATCTTCCATATTTAACGACTTGCAAAAAGAGCGCATAAAAGAAAAGCTTTCAAACCGCCTGACAGCCTCGGGTATGATCCAGGTGATAAGTGATGAGGAAAGAAGTCAGTATCTTAACAAGGAGCGCTGCCTGGATAAACTCTTCCACCTGCTTCGTAAAGCACTGCATGTTGCCAAACCAAGAAAAGCAACCAAGCCATCCAAAGCCTCTGTAGAAAAGAGGCTCTAGGAGAAACAACAAAAGGCTTTAAAAAAACTAAACAGGAGAAGGGGAGCCGCTGATTTTTGAGGCATTCATTGCCTCTTTTGTCATTGTCTGTTTTAAGTTCTTAGGACCGTCTGGCTATTAGTCAGTCAATCATTATTTTATAATCCCGAATTTTTCTTCTTGAATCTTGCTTCCCCCTGTTCTGTACCCAGCCTGTAACTCTTTTTAAACCCCGTCACTACGTTAGCGTCCATATTACGTAATGAGTGCGTTAAAAGTCCGTGTTTTGATATTAAAACACGGACTTTTAACATAGTTTTTATATTGTTTGCCTGCAAAAGCTGAAATGCAGTCCAAACGCGGTTCATACCCTTATACAGCGCGTTTTCAGATCGCCTTGCTGTACCTCCTGAGCTAATCCGCTCTCTTTCAGAAGAAAGCGTTTTAATCTTTCACGAAAAAAGATTTCAATTTTTTTATGTTTTTCATTTTCAGGATCCCTAAATTAGCTTCATAAACCAATCCGATGTTCATCTAAACCAATAGGTACATGGCAATCATACAAGGCAAATATTTAAGGGGAAGCGTAGGGAATTACGCGTTCCGCAAGGTCGGCAACCGCAACATTATACAATCTAAACCAGGCCGGGGCACGGTCCGTCAAACGGAGGCCACGCGTGAGAGCAGCGCCGAGTTCGGGCTGGCCAGTACAGCAGGCAAGATGCTTCGGTATGCCTTTGGGAACCTGTACGGGTATGAGTATGATGGCAGGATGATGAACAGGATGGTCAGAACACTTACCGAAGTGATCGGCAAGGACGACAGGCCTCGGGGACAAAGGGAAATCACCGGCGGAGATATCAGCAGGCTGAAGGGCTTCGAGTTCAATGCGGCGGCCCCTCTGCGCAACCAGTGGAAGCTGACACCGGAGGCCAGGATGGATGAAAAGGGAACGATCCGGGTGAGCTTTCCGTCGTTCGTGTATCTAAAAGACCTGACGCCATCCTCCAGCTACAGCTATTGCATCATCAAGGCCCAGGTGATCGCCTTCGACTTTAAGAACAGCCGGTACAAGAGCCTTGGAGAAGAGAAGCTGGAAGTGAAACTGATCACCGGGCGTCAGGAGGCCACCGAATGGACGTTTGAGTCAGACGTACCGGAAGGATGTTTACTTCTGGTGGGGTTCTCTCTGAAATACTACCGGAACAATAACGGGATCCTGGAGATCGTACAGGACCGTTCAAAACACAGTTCAACAGAGATCATCGGTAGCTTTATCCGTCCTGGTCGGGAAACGTCGTATGAGGAACCACCGCAGATCATCCGGGTATCCAAATACGAATCATGGGCACCGGATTCAGGCTGGCGAAAGGTCGAGTTAAACAGCAAGGCCTATAACAAGCTGCAAAGGCAAAGGCTGAAACAGGCAAAGGGGAAGAGCCCGACAGTGGCGAAGGAGAAGACAAAGGATAAGGATGGCTGGACGAAGATGTAATTTGCCACGGGCTGCTATCTGTAAGTACCGACTTACATTCGGAACCAGAACGCTGAATAAAACGGATCTTTGCAGATGCCGGAAGGTACAAAAGCTCTTAATCTGTGGGGTCCTGAGTTCTGGCCTCAGCGGAGGCAGACCGTTAGCTGCAAGTTAACAACAGCACTATAAAACATTGACTAACATAAATTTAAAGACATAACTATGGAGTGAATTTTTGACGGATAGGAACTGCAGGTGTAACGCTAAGGAAAAGGTCTCAACTCCCTTTTTCTAATAACGAATTATAGAACAGACAGAAATGAGATTGAAAACGACATAAGCTAATTTCAGACTTTACAATGCCGTGTTTTTAGGCGACAAACATATGGCAAATTTTTTGATTATCTTTGTTATAATTTGAAAGGAGGAAAGATGAAAACAGCAAACTTGAATACAACCCTGATTGACAGCTATTATAAATTGCTGAAAAGTCTTAGTCCCAATAATAAATTGGAACTTATCGCCCGACTTTCAAAGTCGATGAAAACCTCTAAAAAGCGAGAGAATGAAATTTCTCTTGAATCTTTATACGGTTCTTGGGAATCAGACCAAACCGCAGATGAATTTATTGCGGAACTTAAAGCCGCAAGAAACTTCACCCGTAAACGTGAAGAATTGTGAAAAAATTCTTACTCGACACCAATATTTGTATCTATTTCTTAAAAGGGCAGTTTGACTTGCATCGTAAAATCAAAGCGGTTGGTGAAGAAAACTGTCTTTTGTCTGAAGTGACGATAGCCGAGCTTAAATACGGCGTTGAAAATAGTGTGCAGAAAGAAAAGAATCGAAAAAATATGGAAGCATTTATTGCTAAATTCGATATTCTTCCAATTTTCCCTGTTCTTGATATTTACGCAAGAGAAAAAGCCAGGCTGAAAACCAAAGGCAGCATATTAGACGATTTTGACTTGCTTATTGGAACAACTGCTGTTTTCAACAACCTTATTTTGATAACAAAAAACGTAAGTGACTTTGATAGACTTGCCGGAATTGTTATCGAGGATTGGACAACCGACCGATATAAAGTCTGATTGTACCCATTAACATCTGTATTCATTAAGCTTAACACATCATTTGCTTCTTTATTTAATTCTCTTTTTATCCCTTGAAATACCGAATTGCCTATTTGGTCGCTACGTGTAGCTAAAGGATGAACAGGGAACGTGACCAACAGCGATTTTTGACACTGTAGAAAGGAATGAACGGCGAGACTCTTCAATTGCAAACTGAAACCGAACTGCAAGGAAAAAGCATTATCTTTAGCTCCGACCATTAAATTTAAATAAATGTTTTTCGGGAGGTTGCGCAAAGGATTCATAATTAATGCTTTATTGATATTAATTTCGATATCGGCATCGGC
The window above is part of the Arcticibacter tournemirensis genome. Proteins encoded here:
- the cmk gene encoding (d)CMP kinase, which gives rise to MTNNLVIAIDGYSSCGKSTLAKGLARKLHFIYIDTGAMYRAVTLYFLRNNIDLADEEMVAGALRNIHLNFHSRDYQTHILLNGEDVSEEIRQMQVSQQVSEVSALKAVRDEMVNQQQRMGKSKNIVMDGRDIGTTVFPDAQVKIFMTADPKVRAERRFKELAAKGQNSTLEEVFENIAHRDYLDTTRKESPLSRAHDAIILDNTELTEEDQLQFALEKIEPFLANCNQDEA
- the arfB gene encoding alternative ribosome rescue aminoacyl-tRNA hydrolase ArfB, yielding MDFSKEDLLPGISFKTSRSGGKGGQNVNKVSSKAELNYNLEESSIFNDLQKERIKEKLSNRLTASGMIQVISDEERSQYLNKERCLDKLFHLLRKALHVAKPRKATKPSKASVEKRL
- a CDS encoding type II toxin-antitoxin system VapC family toxin; this translates as MKKFLLDTNICIYFLKGQFDLHRKIKAVGEENCLLSEVTIAELKYGVENSVQKEKNRKNMEAFIAKFDILPIFPVLDIYAREKARLKTKGSILDDFDLLIGTTAVFNNLILITKNVSDFDRLAGIVIEDWTTDRYKV